Below is a window of Osmia bicornis bicornis chromosome 8, iOsmBic2.1, whole genome shotgun sequence DNA.
GCTTTCACTTCCGGTTCACTCACACCGACTCGATCTCTTCCGAAACGTTCGCCACGACCACCGAAACTTACCCCGAATTATCCTTACGATTTTATGTTCATGTGGCGATTGTAATCATTATCCTTATCTTATCATTTTGCCTGGTACCTTCTTCGttccattcttttttttttttttcttttccacaCGTTATACTTGCGTTCATCTATCAACACCGTAAacatggaaaaaaaaataatcgaTCTAATTTTATGCTTCGTATTTCTTCACTTCCGGTCGTGATTTCACACATACAAACACACACATTCGAACGCTGGCTTGGTATTATATGTGCACCGTCGCTGCATTCTCGTCTCCGTGTCCGCTCATCGCTCATCAAtacaacaacaataacaacCGCGatgattttttatatattcgtACACCCTGGTACATGAACAACGATAACAAAAATTATTCACCCTACAAACTCATCTTCATCGCGCTCCCATTTCTCCTGCGATCATCTTTGATACACATATTATGTACCGAAACGAACAAACAAAATAATGCACCAttactgaaaaaaaaaattatatatatattgtggACACCTTTCAACGAACAATGCGACGACAACGGTGAATTaaaaaacaacaacaacaacaacaataccAACTACCTACAACATACTCAAATTCTTTTCTCCTATATGTACCTGGGTGATCGGAGGGCACGTTTGGCGTGCTTCACTTTTGATTTTGGTGCTTTCTCCACCGAATTCGACCGGCTGGTAACGAACGactaaacaaacaaaaaattaaataaaataatacaactatttgaaataaatgaaaaattaaataataataataaataatgataataatgaaaaaaaaaaaaaaaaaaaaaaaaaccataCCGAACACTGCCTCGTTTGCTGCATGTGGATCGCCTTAGCAGCCTTAGCCACTGTCGGGGCCCAAGTGGTCCCCCAAAACGCTCACTGTGTCGTCTACACAGACAGCTGCGGACAGGTAGACTTATTATTGTAACCAGTTTTTTACCCAGTCACTCGGGTCTGCATTAGAAGCGCCAGACGCTTGATTGAACAGGTGAAACGAGTTTTCGAGGATGCATGCGTGGCTATGTGCCTGTGTGTTGGTCACCTCTTTTTTAGAAACTTGTCCCCGTTCGATCGGGGACGAGTACCTTGTGTGtggtattatttatttttttttacttctgTGGTGTAGAGGAATACAtactatttttttaaaaatattttttttctttgctgGTTACATCGGTGACGAGTTTGCCTGGTAGCCACGAATTGTTgactcttttttattttatttttattttttttttgtaacgaTGAAATCGTCATGGTGCTTTGATGCAAGCCCGAAATTATAATCCTGCTAACCTTCAAGGTTAACAGGGGGAAAGGATGCGTTGGAGGTCGGTtgaatattaaccctttcgctatgGTGCATCCATGCCAGGAACTGTACACGTATGAAATTTTTAgtcttaattttcattttaatcctCGCTATTTCACTGTAGCTGTAATGGAAGGGTTAGTATGTTTTGTTAAGAACGATTGAATGATTTATCCAACGTAGACCCGAACCTTCGGTAACTTTGGCTAACACGTAGCTTTTTGGGAACATTTCCCTCACGACTGCTCACCGCAACTATAACTGCGAATAACCACTGCCTTTTATCTGGTGTTTGTTGATTATTATTACattggtaataatgataattattgttgtatgttattactatttattctcgctattattattatatagcatattacattattattagtaCCTACTATTACTATTGTCATTTATCATCAtggttattattattatgctCCCTGGAAAGCGTTGTCGTCACCGTTTCAAAGAAACCCGTTCACGAAGAAAGAGATGCACGCTTGTTTATTTTAGTAATTAGTATGATCTTGCTATAAACGATCTACCATGTTCTGTAGACACGTGTGTATATTGTGTGTGACTGTACTGTGGGATCAAAATTGTGATTTAATAGtgttagaaattttatttgatgaGCTTAGAGAAGTCTtggaatattattaatttaagaGTTAATTAGCGGGCATTCATTGTTTTTTTATCTTGCAAATTTTCatctttaatatttattcaaaggtaaaatttcagttgctttatttttaatcattttaatatgatattttatatatttgtttCAGTTCACTTTaaactaatttttaattaaaaattcaggTCCCACGGTACGTAATACATTTGCATACATTATTATACATACGTATCATTAATACTTATCATGCCATTGTCTTGATCCTTTCCTTGTACGTTTATTACAAATTTGGATAAACAAATTACGTTTAACGCAATAGCATCTAACAAGCAAGTActcttattttttaattctaaaacGCTTTAGTACTTGAATTATTCTTTATCTCTTCTCTATTGCATCCTTCGTTTCACGCATTTTCTATTACCTTTCAGTGTATCAATCGTAGAAGAAGTACACATGTAACGCATGTTTAAATATCATACATCGCGAGTGAATTTTCTATCAAACTTCAATCTCCAACATTAGAAAAACACGCTTTcaattacaaatttcattaaaagttTAACGACAATGGCGTGATctttcatttcaattataacGTGCAACACTTCTTTATTTCCTCCTGCTGTCTGGACACTCgagattaatttttcatttatcgcTGTGGCAAAATTTCAACACGGAAATCCTCTGTCGCTTGTATAGAAAGCTTCTAACGCAGGCCAGCTCAACTCGATGCTCCTCGCGCAACGATCTCGCCCCGGGCAATCGCTTATCAAGAGTAGTTAATTACGCCCCTAGAACTTACGTCCAAATGTCAGCTTTTTTCTCttaaaatcaaaaacaaatgGTAAGAAGGTATTCCTTCTGCTTTTATCTTTAGCTAAAAGAAATCTACATTGCACCAAAGTGTACAGTACCTAGCATGGTAGTCTCTCCTAAGAAAAATGGCAATGTAGGGGAATTGTGTTTTAAAAACTAAAACTATTATAGTGAAGGGTGGGCCCTTCTTCCTTTaaattatctttttttcttaaggAAAGCCTACCATTCTCGGTGCTATAAGGAGTGGGCAGATTGCCCTAGTTTTACCCGTGGGTGTACCTACTCGTTACTCGAGAAGCATCAATCGAGCAGGCTGATCGGTGACGAAAGCTATTATATAAAATGCAAACACACGAGACAGAGATTCGCGTCTAcggatatatatttttgtttcgtCGTAATCGTAATATTTCTAACGCATAACACGCATTTGACAAAGAAAGCTTTCGActtctctatctctctcttcGAATCGAATATACCTGTATTCATTTCTCTCCCTTTTCGTCAATCTTCCCCCTTCATAATCAGCTCTGTTGTTATGGTTGCGGAGTCGCAGTTGACCTAGTGTTGAACTTATTTGCAgtagaatattattaatttgataGCTTTTACGACATCCcattttccatattttttatACGAATGCCAATAACCGCTCACTTTTCGTCCATAGACGGTTTGGTTCGCTGGCGTACCATGTTCAAATTTAACACATTGATCACTGAAGCATCGGTCAATCTCGTTTCCTTGGATATTtcatgatttttaattaagagaATCTTACTAGACCTTTGCCACGATGGTCAATGGGTTAAATCTTTCTGTTTCTCTTTCATAACTTCAGTAGTGAGTGGATGTGTGTGTCTTAATCTGGTAATTGACGCACGCGAACCAAACACCACTTGGATGGTCCTTTCGAGTCGCCTTTTGGCAGCTTACGAATTGCTTGGGTGACGAGGAGGGGGTGAATgaacaatatttattatcacACTATCGTTCCTTTGAGACTGAGTATcgtaattttctttcattgtgTAGATCACCCAAGCAGAACGaaccaaataaaaaaaaaaaaaaaaccaccCCCCTTCTCCCGGGCCATTATTTGCATGACCAGACTGTGTTTGTAGCGAATTCTCGCAATTGCTAAGATTATTATAGCTATtacctattttttttttctttttgtttcttttttttttatttcaccattattgactatttattaatttgtCTATATTCATCATATAGCTGTTACTTCTCGCGTAAAAGGTTGTTCATACTCGTTGATTTCCATTCATTTTTATCGCTGTCCTACAAACTGGTTGTCGCATCAACGCACGAGAGACTCGATCAGCGATCGCTTGGCAGAGAGGAGacatttaattcaatatttattccATTCTTTCGTgtcttcttcttattcttcttatacttttgttgtttttttattttttttaattattacgcaCGCTTTCATTGGTGAGCCTATGCCATATTTTTACGCGTAACGGTATTTTTTTGGTTCTTTCTATCGTACTGGGTGGTTCAGAAAGCAGTAATCAAGCTTGAAAATTGATCTTGCTGATAGACTTTGGAAAATACTCTTTTGAATTTTCAGTAGACTATCGGTTCTCCCTTAGTTCTATTTATACAGGATGCTTCAAAATTCGAGGCACAAATGAGTAATAAGTAATAAACTTCGATATTCCATCAAATGAcaaattttatgtaattagtaaattcaaattattgaaatgataaaaaaatatttatttaaattttcaagtataaatattaataagagatgtaatttaaaatttttgctACAAATTTTGCTGCACCTTGTATTATATGATAGTAATTAATAACtcatcaataataattagaaattaattgaattttcaaatcaaTCATTCAACAAACTGTACTTGCCAAAGTCTGCAGATggtaaatgaattatttacaattatcAGAGGAAGAATCATTGAATCCATTCAAAATTTCTGAGTAATTGGAACTTGTgctaaaattttcatttctgaaACATCCTGTACAATCACGTATACGTAACTTTACATTCCTTTCTCTGTCTTCCTCGTTTTAATACTCTACCTGGTAGGTTGTTAACGCTTTCAATTTAACGTATTCTTGCTAACACGACATTAGTTCACCGACAAGAGTTGCCGTTTCGATTCTCAATTTCGTTGCATTTGTATAAGCGCGATAATACCCCCCACTCCGGACGTGtatctataattattttttttttttctctcgtaGATACGAATGTACACGTGTGCTTCTGTGTGCGTATGCGTATGCGCGTGTGTATGTGCGTGCGTGCGTACATgctttaattttctttttcttttttttttctttcttttcacgaGCAAAGGAACGAATAGAAATGATAATTGTGTTAGCCCGGTAGAGATTCTCGCTTCAATTGATTCTTTCTCAATTCCCCTCTCGATTACAATTGATATTTCTGCAATTTTAATCTGCTCTTTTCTTTCCAATTTTTCGCTCTCTGTTCCCGGGAAATCCGTCCGCCGAACTTAGGGAAATAAGgacaaagaaagaaaaaatgggACAACTAGTTTTTCCTTCGTTCGTAGAAATTGTACATACAATCAGTTACATATAGAATTATTGCGTTTCATCACGACAGCCAGGTTTTTTTGACGTCACCGCGTGTTCAGTGACTGTAAACAGCGGAAACGATAATTTCCCTTTTCTGTTACTCATAAAAGTCTTAGTTTAGTCCATCGTGCTGAATGGCCCGTCGAGAAGAGGGCACTCCACTCTCGATTCGCAAATTCATCAAAATTccttttcgttttcttttattattttttttttataacgcAGCTTCaagagaaatattttcttagatgacaattataattttcttttttttttccattttcgaTCAAATAAGAAATTTGCGAATCGTTTAGATCCTTGTGTTTATAGGCACGCTCCTTGCATACAAAATGTTGGGCATGCTGACCGAAATAAACGAGTTACGATGATTATAGACCGAGATAGAAAGTGATACGatataaaagtattaaaatgaaacgatcGCGGTGAAAGCAATAACCGATCGTCTTGTTTTTCACCTTTTATCGAGCGAATACGATGATACATTAGAGTGTAACGTGTCGCAAAGGGAATCACACCTTTGAATAGAAAAAGTTCTACTGCAAATTTTCCCTTTTAATTTCGTGTGCCATGGATAATCGACCGTTCTGATCGCCCGATAGTTAGTTAATTGATCTCTGAGTATAGATAGAATTTCGTGATCACGGTCGATTATTCATGCACCAGTAGCTATTAATATTCGTATACGGTCTGACATTTTAGAGcatgtaatatacagggtgtttaaGAAGAAATGGTCCTCGAGTTAAATGGCAAATAGTACTCGTGAAATGGAGAAaaaaaatctttcattttctttacagatattattaaattccaGTGGGTGAAATACTTTTCAAATTATCATAATCTTATCATAATTTCTGAATTAATCTCCTTctctaatattttttataggattttttaaaaatttaactgCCTATtgattgaaagaaattttttaaatcattcaTGAAGAGGTGTTTATATAAATGAGGACAGATGAAGGTTTTAATTAGATTCTAATTTAGAGTAGATTTTctcgaaagaagaaaaattacaaaactttTCACAAGTACCATTCGCCCTTACCCTTGAACCCTTTCTCTTAAACACCCTGTACAAATCATGAATGTGCtctaatattgaaattgagtTTGAATGCGCGTGTCCAATGATTCTCAAAATACGTATGTGTGATTGAGAGAAAGATTATTGATTCCATCTGTGCCCACAGTGTGCGTGTGTGGACGCGCGtctgtttcaataaaaaaaaaaaaataatagtgtGTGCATTTGCGAGTGTATGCGAGGTGAGATACCATtgaaaagttttttttttccttctcttaTATAATACCGAGTCGTGGAAGTATCTGTTGTAAAATTGTTCGACACATTTTCTTTCAGTTACTGGACACCCTCCCGGTGTGCCAAGATTTTAATCGACAAGTGTGCAACCGTCCCGCCTGCAAGTTTATCCATCTCAGTGACGGTGAGTctataattaaacaaattccaattttttcTAGAGGTGTTTCTTTAACACGGTTATCCTGAATATCCGGGTACCCATTTATTCAGGTGACACCCAGGATAATGAAGAATATTCGGATATGTTTTACTGGGTAGTCGGGAaggtgaaaaattaaaaattttctaggAATTTCACGTTTGAAATTCAGGCACTCGAGTATTCGaggaatttaaaatttgtcAGAAACTTCAGTTCGAAGTTTGGTATACACCAGTGTCCTTAGACCATAGCTgactttattttttaattttgtttcagGAAACGTGGAGGTGATCGAGAATCGCGTAACCGTGTGCAGGGACGCAGTAAAGGGTGCATGCATGCGACCCCAGTGTAAATACTATCACATACCTGTCGCGTTGCCACCAGCGCCCCTGATGGCGATCACGTCACCTGCAACACCCTAATCAACCGTTCCCCGTTCAATGGATATCACGACGACGcgaacagagagaaagagacacAAAGAGAAATAAAGAGGTATCAGAagaaagggaaaagggaaaagaaaaaaaaaaaaataggaacTTCTTAAGAGTGCGCGTTACGTAGGATCGCGTATTGAACTGATCAGTCAGGCAAGATCGATgagaaataagaagaaaatatatatgatAAGGGAAAGAAGATCGACAGGAATGCGTTTGTTCTCATCATTttcgtcatcgtcgtcgtcaGAAGAATCGACTCGGTTTATTTCATCCTTCTCTGTGAATTTCAAGAGGAAACGAGCGAGGCGATCGAAACGATAGAAAGGGAATAGAATCGTTTCTATTCCATAGAAAAACTAACGAAACCGTTTCTgattttccttctcttttcaCCCCTTTTTGCCTCTTCAACACCCACTCAGTTTTGTCCTTAATTAAAAGAACGCGTGTTGTGATTCAACAGGTGTTACATTAAAATCTATTCCCACAATATTTTCactattttattcaattctgAATAGTGATTAtagaatttttctaataattattatcaggaTTCCCGAGAATTTCGAGGACCCAAACTCTACTTTGGAATTATAGTAGACTCTCTTTATATTGCCACGAAGGGAGTTGTGGGTgtcgaaaatttttcaaactttcaagCTCTTATTTGGAAGGAGGAAGGAAGATAGAAGTGCTTGAAATTCTGCGTGAAGATTAAATCGTTCACGTGGCGATATAACAAGAATCTACTGTAACTTTGTTAACTACCAGCATGGTTTCAGATTTGCAGTTCCAAAACGTGATTTAGATTGTTGGAATTCTCAGCAATCCAGGACTCGACATTTTTGGGTTCTCCCAAATTTCTAATGAAAACAGATATCAGTGAAATAATTGTCGACGATTTTAATGCAACACTTTTAACGTATACCACGATATCCGATTCCTGGTTCACCAAGTAGttattgaaattcaaaatcaATTGAAACGTGATCGAAATACACGTTTTATTATTGAGTGATGATACAGGAGTAATAATGGGCATTCGATACTCtctcttgaaaattttcaagcaaTTGAATCGCTGTATAGTTTCCGATCACTCTGGTACTTGTTTAAGgtgaaattttcttgaaaattttgcGAAACATTAAGAACGTGATAATTTGATGGTCGTGAAAGTCTTGAAAGGTTATTTAAGGTACCATTATTTTTTCTGTAATTTTACTATATTAGATACTCAGAGGAATTTTCGCGAACAGTATAGGAAAAAATGGAAGTTCCTTCGAATACGAGGAAGAGATAGGTCTTTCAAAGATTGCGTCCAATTCTTTGGAGAAGaaaagtatatattttttgttacgCATGTAGTAACGAAATTTGATTTAAAGTGATATTTTTCAGAAAGGAACCGCTTGTTATATAAGTTACAATGTGTGAGTCTGTCGTTGGGCTCAATGCAGTATTTACAAAcgattgttaataattatgatattattatttttgaatgaTTTAAGTTTTTCTCTATGTcacattatattattatacttaataataacgattatgGTATTTACACTAATTACTTTCGACTCATTCAAACACTGATACAATCAATGTCTTGTTAGAGAAATATTTCCAAGACTTCCACtactttcaaatttcaagaatttttcatttcgaatgatattcgaaaaaattcgaaatgatCAAAGATCCATCGTTATACGAGGTCTTCCTCCTTcgattgaattaattaacttgAAAAAATCATATTCAGAGATGCATGTAGTCTCTTCTTTCGACAACTTGCTACGACTCTCATTATtccattatttaaattatgaaGCAATTTCTGATAGTCTTGTTTTCCAGAAGTtgtctttttattattacaaatttttacatCGATGGAAGTAATAGGAAATTGAGAAAATtccaaaaaatttcaatttcattagagtcatatttaaattatttatttaacccttgaacagcggaccCAAACAAATCGTATGCAAGAATATTGacttaattacattaatattggggctctctccatggtccgccgtccgggggttaaatgcaacattaggaatggaaaaaataaataattagttAAAATATGAAAGGAGATAATGCCCGGAATCAGTAATCGGACAAATGTCGATCAAATTTTAGCTTTTATTTAGCAATTAAACCTTAACTTTTCATACAGCAATTGTTCCATTCACAttgaattgaaaaaagaatcttTATAATGAACTGCATAAAGAGctaaataattcattaaacAATGGACAAATGCATTTTGTCGAGGAAGACTTTGAGAGATGAACGCGCAGACAAGGATGAATTGATCTGTAACGAGTAACAAAAGCTTTTTATACTTGTATACATTACACAAAATTCCACTTATAGTTTATTTCTATATcggtatatatacatatatatatttatacgtGTGCAGATACGTCCAAGTTGATCGTCGAGTAAAACAAATTAGACGTATGTACATACGTTGGTGTACAGGGTCATTCAAAATGAATGTTCGTGCTTTGAAGAACTTTGCCTTTGGAATAGTTGGAAATGAACCCAAATGACAAGTAATTATTCTCGAGTTTTACCTTCAAATAGCAGAACTacagaagaaatgaaaatttgttaaattacaGTCGAAGACGATTTAACGATGATTTATAAGTATCGAAGGGTCATTAGATAAATGATtgaattttcatcaaattatttgcaatttgGTGCGATTGAtacattttcaaatattcaagAGTCAGAGACATTCCTTTTGAATAACCCTGTAGAAGTTTCATACACCTACGCAAGAACCTTCCGTGGAAGGAAGAAAGCCTTACATACGAGATTTCCGGCGACTTTTCACACTTTTCttaccttcttttttattcgatactttattttaattcgcCGAAAATCTATACACCTTAGGCGAGTAAACACTGTTTAATCATTAACGTTACGACaaatgtatgtatacatatacgtacgataaatatgtatatattcatACACATTAACACGGcaagaaattatatttaattaaagtgATAGAGTTTTCCAATTGTACGAAGGATCAGGTGAGGACGAGGAAAGATAGAAAGACAGGATATAGAGAACCGTAAAAGGTTGAAGGACAATTGTTTTTTATACAGAGTGTATCATAAATGGTGGTACAAGTGAAAGATActaattttcaagaaaatggaCTTTGACACTAATCACGTGAATCGGTTCgacgaattttattttaataaagaaaagtttttcattttcactttACTTTAGGAAAATTAATGTCTTTTATAAAAGGtgaattttccaatttttgaTACACCCTGTATTCATTCGCGAAAGGAACTCCGATCTGAAGCTTTTTGATTCTTATTTTTCCAACGTTTAGATAGGAAATAAGTTTGTACGTTGTTAGAGAAATAtgcatttgaatttttcttctcGTGGTGTCGCGCGAAGGATCCATAAGATTTCTTCTTCATACGTTTTTCGAACTTCTACATTTCATATGTTagtgtttcattttttcttcgcCATCTCTTTTAGTTTCTCAGGAATTCTTAATACTTTACTGGCCTCTTTTTCAACAATTGGCAACTAAAgatgattatatattaattagctgaaaaattaaaagatctGCCagtaaagggttaataatgaaataaagaaaattaggGAAGATCctgcatttttaataaaaaaaaggagcaGGGTTAACACTATACGATGGTATTTTCGTCTATGAAATAGGTTTTCTCTCTATTATTCAGCTAGTCATTGTATTCGATGATTCAGGATTCTTTGCGCACACTTTTATTTCTCCCGTTGTTTGTTTGAACAATGTTCGATCGAATTAGAGATTAGGATGAATCATTTAAACGAGTAGGTGTAACGAATTACTCTAATCACGAAGTAAGCGTATAATAGGTTTTACGAATATTTAGCTACGggatagaaaattgaaaaagaaaaatgagaaaacgatgaaaaaatatgaaacgatTTAAATGTTCCTGTACGGCATTTAACAATCAAAGGCCACGTTACACGTACATATACACTCTTATCGACAAAGTATATACAATATGAGTGAAATGGGGGAAAGGATTAATATGTACAGGTTCTCTCAAAAATTGTGTACGTAGTGAAAACCATAAATTCTCCAtgtcatttattattttgcaatatgGAGCTcagtttttaaaatataaacaaattaaaactgaatttttcattcactTTCGAACTGtagtatttcaatttcaatttgtaatctataaatgaaaattaaatatagatCTGTGTTTCTTGAatcttttattcattttctattcaaaaattaataaaataatatgaaatatgtaattaaattaaaattgtggctctctctaTGGTTCACTGTCCGAGGGTTAAAGGTGGTACATCAGAAATTATTCACCAAAAAATAGAGCtttaatttgcaaaataataatggatctttttattccttttgccataggagaattttcaattacagTTTTCATAATGCACATTTCTTTTGAGGCATCCTGTACATGTGCAATACTGgacatatgtatttataatatatttaaatatatatttttcagtaGGAAACAAAAACGTGAGTTTTCGAACAAACAGGAAGGTGAAACAAAATcagattaattttttcaaatggtactaataaattgaaacaataGAGAGAGGAAACGATTTGTCCGCTACtgtacatatattattttttctgtttttgttTGCTATTGTTGATATTGGAAGGGAAAGATTTACGAAAACGTTAACAAAATAACGATAGGTTTACAATAACAAATTCAGTTActtatttttttgttaacttcatttatttttcaatctgACATTATTTCCTGGTCTTACAATTGTttagaattaattattcagtATTCGAAaatagtttatttaattttcttttaaattataatttgatttcaatttgactttatgcaaatattacaaggcgagatattaatttatttatcttccAATCGCTTTGATTTACACTGTTACTCAAAAGTATTTGCCTATCTATATTTCTTGAtagatttttattacaatcaGATTTGCAATTTACTTGTTCATTATAGATATAAAATTGAGAGTCATCCATTTTGCAATTAAAtatcttttctaatttttgtATAGTGATTTTGTTA
It encodes the following:
- the LOC114877208 gene encoding zinc finger CCCH domain-containing protein 28-like; the encoded protein is MWIALAALATVGAQVVPQNAHCVVYTDSCGQLLDTLPVCQDFNRQVCNRPACKFIHLSDGNVEVIENRVTVCRDAVKGACMRPQCKYYHIPVALPPAPLMAITSPATP